A single Stigmatopora argus isolate UIUO_Sarg chromosome 7, RoL_Sarg_1.0, whole genome shotgun sequence DNA region contains:
- the LOC144077343 gene encoding N-acyl-aromatic-L-amino acid amidohydrolase (carboxylate-forming) B-like isoform X2, with protein sequence MEVGVDGQMQHLTFPPLSRFAVCGGTHGNELTGVYVVREMERKKAAKVGSATVMTVLSNPEAVRVCKRYVETDLNRCFRDAMLSAPLTAISPYEMKRAHELNALLGPKGSPQAVDLLCDIHNTTANMGQCFIFYGFDWIALHIFKYVQSKTSYGPVRAIQCNVPDSESYSLESVAKHGFALEVGPQPNGVVRADIYNMVTETLDLVMDWLEKFNSGITFEGGEVEAFCATEPLDYPRNPTTNEVTAAIHPELQDNDFKVLCAGDPIFQSFNGETVKYKGEETYPFFVNECAYYEKKVAFYLARKISISLPSISVKTD encoded by the exons ATGGAGGTGGGTGTTGACGGACAG ATGCAGCACCTCACTTTCCCACCACTGTCTCGCTTTGCCGTTTGCGGCGGTACGCACGGCAATGAGTTGACGGGGGTGTACGTGGTGCGAGAGATGGAGAGAAAAAAGGCAGCAAAGGTTGGCTCTGCAACAGTAATGACAGTTCTGTCAAATCCGGAGGCTGTTCGAGTGTGCAAACGATACGTGGAAACAGATCTCAATCGTTGCTTCCGAGATGCTATGCTCAG tgcacccctCACTGCCATCTCGCCGTATGAGATGAAGAGAGCTCACGAGTTGAATGCTCTGCTTGGGCCAAAAGGAAGTCCACAAGCTGTGGACTTACTTTGTGACATCCACAACACCACTGCCAACATGGGCCAGTGCTTCATCTTTTATGGTTTTGATTGGATCGCCctgcacatttttaaatatgtacag agtaAAACATCATATGGGCCCGTCAGAGCAATTCAGTGCAATGTACCAGATTCAGAATCCTATTCTCTTGAATCTGTGGCCAAACATGGTTTTG CTTTAGAGGTTGGACCTCAGCCTAACGGAGTGGTTAGAGCAGACATCTATAACATGGTAACAGAAACGCTTGATCTCGTTATGGACTGGCTTGAAAAATTTAATTCTG GAATTACGTTCGAGGGCGGTGAGGTGGAGGCATTCTGTGCGACCGAGCCCCTCGACTACCCAAGAAATCCGACCACCAATGAGGTTACTGCTGCAATACATCCCGAGCTTCAG GACAATGACTTTAAGGTTCTTTGTGCTGGGGACCCCATTTTCCAGTCCTTCAATGGGGAGACGGTCAAGTACAAAGGAGAGGAGACCTACCCTTTTTTTGTGAATGAATGTGCCTACTACGAGAAGAAAGTTGCCTTTTATTTAGCTCGGAAGATCAGTATTAGCCTCCCATCCATTAGTGTGAAGACAGActga
- the LOC144077343 gene encoding N-acyl-aromatic-L-amino acid amidohydrolase (carboxylate-forming) B-like isoform X3 has protein sequence MEMQHLTFPPLSRFAVCGGTHGNELTGVYVVREMERKKAAKVGSATVMTVLSNPEAVRVCKRYVETDLNRCFRDAMLSAPLTAISPYEMKRAHELNALLGPKGSPQAVDLLCDIHNTTANMGQCFIFYGFDWIALHIFKYVQSKTSYGPVRAIQCNVPDSESYSLESVAKHGFALEVGPQPNGVVRADIYNMVTETLDLVMDWLEKFNSGITFEGGEVEAFCATEPLDYPRNPTTNEVTAAIHPELQDNDFKVLCAGDPIFQSFNGETVKYKGEETYPFFVNECAYYEKKVAFYLARKISISLPSISVKTD, from the exons ATGGAG ATGCAGCACCTCACTTTCCCACCACTGTCTCGCTTTGCCGTTTGCGGCGGTACGCACGGCAATGAGTTGACGGGGGTGTACGTGGTGCGAGAGATGGAGAGAAAAAAGGCAGCAAAGGTTGGCTCTGCAACAGTAATGACAGTTCTGTCAAATCCGGAGGCTGTTCGAGTGTGCAAACGATACGTGGAAACAGATCTCAATCGTTGCTTCCGAGATGCTATGCTCAG tgcacccctCACTGCCATCTCGCCGTATGAGATGAAGAGAGCTCACGAGTTGAATGCTCTGCTTGGGCCAAAAGGAAGTCCACAAGCTGTGGACTTACTTTGTGACATCCACAACACCACTGCCAACATGGGCCAGTGCTTCATCTTTTATGGTTTTGATTGGATCGCCctgcacatttttaaatatgtacag agtaAAACATCATATGGGCCCGTCAGAGCAATTCAGTGCAATGTACCAGATTCAGAATCCTATTCTCTTGAATCTGTGGCCAAACATGGTTTTG CTTTAGAGGTTGGACCTCAGCCTAACGGAGTGGTTAGAGCAGACATCTATAACATGGTAACAGAAACGCTTGATCTCGTTATGGACTGGCTTGAAAAATTTAATTCTG GAATTACGTTCGAGGGCGGTGAGGTGGAGGCATTCTGTGCGACCGAGCCCCTCGACTACCCAAGAAATCCGACCACCAATGAGGTTACTGCTGCAATACATCCCGAGCTTCAG GACAATGACTTTAAGGTTCTTTGTGCTGGGGACCCCATTTTCCAGTCCTTCAATGGGGAGACGGTCAAGTACAAAGGAGAGGAGACCTACCCTTTTTTTGTGAATGAATGTGCCTACTACGAGAAGAAAGTTGCCTTTTATTTAGCTCGGAAGATCAGTATTAGCCTCCCATCCATTAGTGTGAAGACAGActga
- the LOC144077343 gene encoding N-acyl-aromatic-L-amino acid amidohydrolase (carboxylate-forming) B-like isoform X4, whose product MQHLTFPPLSRFAVCGGTHGNELTGVYVVREMERKKAAKVGSATVMTVLSNPEAVRVCKRYVETDLNRCFRDAMLSAPLTAISPYEMKRAHELNALLGPKGSPQAVDLLCDIHNTTANMGQCFIFYGFDWIALHIFKYVQSKTSYGPVRAIQCNVPDSESYSLESVAKHGFALEVGPQPNGVVRADIYNMVTETLDLVMDWLEKFNSGITFEGGEVEAFCATEPLDYPRNPTTNEVTAAIHPELQDNDFKVLCAGDPIFQSFNGETVKYKGEETYPFFVNECAYYEKKVAFYLARKISISLPSISVKTD is encoded by the exons ATGCAGCACCTCACTTTCCCACCACTGTCTCGCTTTGCCGTTTGCGGCGGTACGCACGGCAATGAGTTGACGGGGGTGTACGTGGTGCGAGAGATGGAGAGAAAAAAGGCAGCAAAGGTTGGCTCTGCAACAGTAATGACAGTTCTGTCAAATCCGGAGGCTGTTCGAGTGTGCAAACGATACGTGGAAACAGATCTCAATCGTTGCTTCCGAGATGCTATGCTCAG tgcacccctCACTGCCATCTCGCCGTATGAGATGAAGAGAGCTCACGAGTTGAATGCTCTGCTTGGGCCAAAAGGAAGTCCACAAGCTGTGGACTTACTTTGTGACATCCACAACACCACTGCCAACATGGGCCAGTGCTTCATCTTTTATGGTTTTGATTGGATCGCCctgcacatttttaaatatgtacag agtaAAACATCATATGGGCCCGTCAGAGCAATTCAGTGCAATGTACCAGATTCAGAATCCTATTCTCTTGAATCTGTGGCCAAACATGGTTTTG CTTTAGAGGTTGGACCTCAGCCTAACGGAGTGGTTAGAGCAGACATCTATAACATGGTAACAGAAACGCTTGATCTCGTTATGGACTGGCTTGAAAAATTTAATTCTG GAATTACGTTCGAGGGCGGTGAGGTGGAGGCATTCTGTGCGACCGAGCCCCTCGACTACCCAAGAAATCCGACCACCAATGAGGTTACTGCTGCAATACATCCCGAGCTTCAG GACAATGACTTTAAGGTTCTTTGTGCTGGGGACCCCATTTTCCAGTCCTTCAATGGGGAGACGGTCAAGTACAAAGGAGAGGAGACCTACCCTTTTTTTGTGAATGAATGTGCCTACTACGAGAAGAAAGTTGCCTTTTATTTAGCTCGGAAGATCAGTATTAGCCTCCCATCCATTAGTGTGAAGACAGActga
- the LOC144077343 gene encoding N-acyl-aromatic-L-amino acid amidohydrolase (carboxylate-forming) B-like isoform X1 → MLRLALKFLRSSVNLYSVCFCIIEQLNDAKVNRTKSDLSSTQMQHLTFPPLSRFAVCGGTHGNELTGVYVVREMERKKAAKVGSATVMTVLSNPEAVRVCKRYVETDLNRCFRDAMLSAPLTAISPYEMKRAHELNALLGPKGSPQAVDLLCDIHNTTANMGQCFIFYGFDWIALHIFKYVQSKTSYGPVRAIQCNVPDSESYSLESVAKHGFALEVGPQPNGVVRADIYNMVTETLDLVMDWLEKFNSGITFEGGEVEAFCATEPLDYPRNPTTNEVTAAIHPELQDNDFKVLCAGDPIFQSFNGETVKYKGEETYPFFVNECAYYEKKVAFYLARKISISLPSISVKTD, encoded by the exons ATGTTAAGGTTGGCCCTGAAATTTCTGAGGTCTTCAGTCAATTTGTACTCCGTGTGTTTTTGCATCATAGAACAACTCAACGATGCCAAAGTAAATAGGACAAAATCTGACCTTTCATCGACACAGATGCAGCACCTCACTTTCCCACCACTGTCTCGCTTTGCCGTTTGCGGCGGTACGCACGGCAATGAGTTGACGGGGGTGTACGTGGTGCGAGAGATGGAGAGAAAAAAGGCAGCAAAGGTTGGCTCTGCAACAGTAATGACAGTTCTGTCAAATCCGGAGGCTGTTCGAGTGTGCAAACGATACGTGGAAACAGATCTCAATCGTTGCTTCCGAGATGCTATGCTCAG tgcacccctCACTGCCATCTCGCCGTATGAGATGAAGAGAGCTCACGAGTTGAATGCTCTGCTTGGGCCAAAAGGAAGTCCACAAGCTGTGGACTTACTTTGTGACATCCACAACACCACTGCCAACATGGGCCAGTGCTTCATCTTTTATGGTTTTGATTGGATCGCCctgcacatttttaaatatgtacag agtaAAACATCATATGGGCCCGTCAGAGCAATTCAGTGCAATGTACCAGATTCAGAATCCTATTCTCTTGAATCTGTGGCCAAACATGGTTTTG CTTTAGAGGTTGGACCTCAGCCTAACGGAGTGGTTAGAGCAGACATCTATAACATGGTAACAGAAACGCTTGATCTCGTTATGGACTGGCTTGAAAAATTTAATTCTG GAATTACGTTCGAGGGCGGTGAGGTGGAGGCATTCTGTGCGACCGAGCCCCTCGACTACCCAAGAAATCCGACCACCAATGAGGTTACTGCTGCAATACATCCCGAGCTTCAG GACAATGACTTTAAGGTTCTTTGTGCTGGGGACCCCATTTTCCAGTCCTTCAATGGGGAGACGGTCAAGTACAAAGGAGAGGAGACCTACCCTTTTTTTGTGAATGAATGTGCCTACTACGAGAAGAAAGTTGCCTTTTATTTAGCTCGGAAGATCAGTATTAGCCTCCCATCCATTAGTGTGAAGACAGActga
- the LOC144077679 gene encoding neuromedin-K receptor-like isoform X1, with translation MAADANATVSSQSPPAHPFVQPAWRVALWALAYCVVLGVALVGNAVVIWIILAHKRMRTVTNYLLLNLAVCDASMAAFNTLVNFIYAAHGEWYFGGLYCRFHNLFPVTAVFASIYTMTAIAIDRYMAIIHPLKPRLSAKATVAVIMIIWSLAVVLALPLGYFATIRVLPHRTLCYVAWPRMADDPFMYHIVVTVLVYAVPLVVMAITYSTIGVTLWGGEIPGDTSDNYHGQLQAKRKIVKMMMIVVVTFALCWLPYHIYFMVMGLNKHLSKWKAIQQVYLAVLWLAMSSTMYNPIIYCCLNSKFRTGFKCVFRWCPFVRVSSYEELELQNRRRRPDRHSSMCTLSRVETSILSKDKSVCSHQTTRTVGPKFICQPDSETA, from the exons ATGGCGGCCGACGCGAACGCCACCGTCTCCAGCCAAAGCCCACCGGCTCACCCATTTGTGCAGCCGGCGTGGCGAGTGGCGCTGTGGGCTCTGGCTTACTGCGTGGTTCTCGGCGTGGCTCTGGTCGGCAACGCGGTGGTCATCTGGATCATCCTGGCGCACAAGCGCATGCGGACCGTCACCAACTATTTGCTCCTCAACTTGGCGGTGTGCGACGCGTCCATGGCCGCCTTCAACACGCTCGTCAACTTCATCTACGCCGCGCACGGAGAGTGGTACTTCGGGGGGCTCTACTGCAGATTCCACAACTTGTTCCCGGTGACGGCGGTGTTTGCCAGTATTTACACCATGACCGCGATTGCCATTGACAG GTACATGGCCATTATCCATCCTCTGAAGCCTCGTTTGTCCGCCAAAGCCACAGTGGCCGTTATCATGATTATCTGGAGTCTGGCAGTCGTCTTGGCTCTCCCCCTCGGCTACTTCGCCACAATTCGAGTTCTTCCCCACCGGACCCTGTGTTACGTAGCCTGGCCTCGCATGGCAGACGACCCCTTCAT GTACCACATCGTCGTAACGGTTCTGGTCTATGCGGTGCCTTTAGTGGTGATGGCCATCACTTATTCAACCATTGGGGTAACCCTGTGGGGAGGGGAGATCCCCGGAGACACATCTGATAACTATCATGGGCAGCTGCAAGCAAAAAGGAAG AttgtgaagatgatgatgatcgTGGTGGTCACCTTCGCCCTCTGCTGGCTGCCTTATCACATCTACTTCATGGTGATGGGCCTCAACAAACATCTGAGCAAGTGGAAAGCCATCCAGCAGGTCTACCTGGCAGTATTATGGCTGGCTATGAGCTCCACCATGTACAACCCTATCATCTACTGCTGCCTTAATAGCAA GTTCCGGACTGGCTTCAAGTGCGTTTTCCGCTGGTGTCCGTTCGTCCGGGTTTCCAGTTACGAGGAGCTGGAACTTCAGAACAGACGGCGGCGACCGGACCGCCACAGTAGCATGTGCACGCTCTCACGGGTTGAGACCAGCATCCTCAGCAAGGACAAGAGTGTGTGCTCGCACCAAACCACACGTACAGTAGGACCAAAGTTTATTTGTCAGCCTGATAGTGAAACTGCTTAG
- the LOC144077679 gene encoding neuromedin-K receptor-like isoform X2 encodes MRTVTNYLLLNLAVCDASMAAFNTLVNFIYAAHGEWYFGGLYCRFHNLFPVTAVFASIYTMTAIAIDRYMAIIHPLKPRLSAKATVAVIMIIWSLAVVLALPLGYFATIRVLPHRTLCYVAWPRMADDPFMYHIVVTVLVYAVPLVVMAITYSTIGVTLWGGEIPGDTSDNYHGQLQAKRKIVKMMMIVVVTFALCWLPYHIYFMVMGLNKHLSKWKAIQQVYLAVLWLAMSSTMYNPIIYCCLNSKFRTGFKCVFRWCPFVRVSSYEELELQNRRRRPDRHSSMCTLSRVETSILSKDKSVCSHQTTRTVGPKFICQPDSETA; translated from the exons ATGCGGACCGTCACCAACTATTTGCTCCTCAACTTGGCGGTGTGCGACGCGTCCATGGCCGCCTTCAACACGCTCGTCAACTTCATCTACGCCGCGCACGGAGAGTGGTACTTCGGGGGGCTCTACTGCAGATTCCACAACTTGTTCCCGGTGACGGCGGTGTTTGCCAGTATTTACACCATGACCGCGATTGCCATTGACAG GTACATGGCCATTATCCATCCTCTGAAGCCTCGTTTGTCCGCCAAAGCCACAGTGGCCGTTATCATGATTATCTGGAGTCTGGCAGTCGTCTTGGCTCTCCCCCTCGGCTACTTCGCCACAATTCGAGTTCTTCCCCACCGGACCCTGTGTTACGTAGCCTGGCCTCGCATGGCAGACGACCCCTTCAT GTACCACATCGTCGTAACGGTTCTGGTCTATGCGGTGCCTTTAGTGGTGATGGCCATCACTTATTCAACCATTGGGGTAACCCTGTGGGGAGGGGAGATCCCCGGAGACACATCTGATAACTATCATGGGCAGCTGCAAGCAAAAAGGAAG AttgtgaagatgatgatgatcgTGGTGGTCACCTTCGCCCTCTGCTGGCTGCCTTATCACATCTACTTCATGGTGATGGGCCTCAACAAACATCTGAGCAAGTGGAAAGCCATCCAGCAGGTCTACCTGGCAGTATTATGGCTGGCTATGAGCTCCACCATGTACAACCCTATCATCTACTGCTGCCTTAATAGCAA GTTCCGGACTGGCTTCAAGTGCGTTTTCCGCTGGTGTCCGTTCGTCCGGGTTTCCAGTTACGAGGAGCTGGAACTTCAGAACAGACGGCGGCGACCGGACCGCCACAGTAGCATGTGCACGCTCTCACGGGTTGAGACCAGCATCCTCAGCAAGGACAAGAGTGTGTGCTCGCACCAAACCACACGTACAGTAGGACCAAAGTTTATTTGTCAGCCTGATAGTGAAACTGCTTAG
- the LOC144077680 gene encoding T-cell ecto-ADP-ribosyltransferase 2-like isoform X3 yields MEEKMIHVKKEFLAIFAMLYWTVSANKRLDMAPNAVDILYEGCEKKSMEKLIQSDVLSQELSNDIGFEVSWSDKCSTLLPGGVKEHTSALLAYATGNKGFKKAFNDEVETMGVNASTYEDHFHYKALHFLLTNAMSLTSPKTCRNVYRVSESPYEVKKDARVRFGRFTTVQSDLSMKEDVEGGTYFNITTCFFFNLEGFCGLTEDTAILSPAEEFTVKDVRQPEDADYTEVILTHSNLMASLGCEALSRAPADHGPQWLVMMLVSFFLLMTFSHDYLCL; encoded by the exons ATGGAGGAAAAGATGATCCACGTGAAGAAAGAATTCCTGGCGATCTTTGCAATGCTCTACTGGACA GTGAGCGCAAATAAACGACTGGATATGGCCCCAAACGCTGTGGACATCTTGTATGAGGGCTGTGAGAAAAAGTCCATGGAGAAATTAATCCAATCCGATGTGCTAAGTCAAGAGTTGAGCAATGACATTGGATTCGAAGTCTCATGGAGCGACAAATGTTCCACGCTGCTGCCAGGAGGTGTTAAGGAACATACGTCCGCCCTCTTGGCCTACGCTACCGGCAACAAGGGATTCAAGAAGGCCTTCAACGACGAGGTGGAGACTATGGGGGTCAACGCCAGCACATACGAAGATCACTTCCACTATAAGGCCCTGCACTTCCTGCTGACCAACGCCATGAGCCTCACGTCCCCTAAGACGTGTAGAAATGTTTACCGAGTTTCCGAAAGTCCTTACGAAGTGAAAAAGGATGCCCGGGTGAGATTCGGACGATTCACCACGGTGCAGTCGGACTTGTCTATGAAGGAGGACGTGGAGGGGGGAACCTATTTCAACATTACTACGTGTTTCTTCTTTAACTTGGAGGGCTTTTGCGGCCTGACTGAGGACACCGCCATCTTGTCGCCCGCTGAGGAGTTCACTGTGAAGGACGTCAGGCAACCAGAAGATGCTGACTACACCGAGGTCATTCTGACACACTCAAACCTAATGGCTTCTCTCGGGTGTGAGGCTTTATCACG GGCGCCGGCAGACCATGGCCCCCAGTGGTTGGTAATGATGCTCGTGTCCTTTTTCCTATTAATGACCTTCAGCCATGACTATCTTTGCTTATGA
- the LOC144077680 gene encoding T-cell ecto-ADP-ribosyltransferase 2-like isoform X1, producing MGSYFLPGRKKESPWVIIFFSLVQVLFVEEFLAIFAGIFLISYIGGLTKLIYARLSISEQIMEEKMIHVKKEFLAIFAMLYWTVSANKRLDMAPNAVDILYEGCEKKSMEKLIQSDVLSQELSNDIGFEVSWSDKCSTLLPGGVKEHTSALLAYATGNKGFKKAFNDEVETMGVNASTYEDHFHYKALHFLLTNAMSLTSPKTCRNVYRVSESPYEVKKDARVRFGRFTTVQSDLSMKEDVEGGTYFNITTCFFFNLEGFCGLTEDTAILSPAEEFTVKDVRQPEDADYTEVILTHSNLMASLGCEALSRAPADHGPQWLVMMLVSFFLLMTFSHDYLCL from the exons ATGGGGAGTTATTTCCTTCCAGGAAGGAAAAAGGAGTCGCCCTGggtgataatttttttttcactggtcCAAGTGCTTTTCGTTGAGGAATTCCTTGCTATTTTCGCAGGAATATTTCTCATTTCATACATTGGGGGTCTCACTAAACTCATCTACGCACGTCTATCCATCTCGGAG CAGATAATGGAGGAAAAGATGATCCACGTGAAGAAAGAATTCCTGGCGATCTTTGCAATGCTCTACTGGACA GTGAGCGCAAATAAACGACTGGATATGGCCCCAAACGCTGTGGACATCTTGTATGAGGGCTGTGAGAAAAAGTCCATGGAGAAATTAATCCAATCCGATGTGCTAAGTCAAGAGTTGAGCAATGACATTGGATTCGAAGTCTCATGGAGCGACAAATGTTCCACGCTGCTGCCAGGAGGTGTTAAGGAACATACGTCCGCCCTCTTGGCCTACGCTACCGGCAACAAGGGATTCAAGAAGGCCTTCAACGACGAGGTGGAGACTATGGGGGTCAACGCCAGCACATACGAAGATCACTTCCACTATAAGGCCCTGCACTTCCTGCTGACCAACGCCATGAGCCTCACGTCCCCTAAGACGTGTAGAAATGTTTACCGAGTTTCCGAAAGTCCTTACGAAGTGAAAAAGGATGCCCGGGTGAGATTCGGACGATTCACCACGGTGCAGTCGGACTTGTCTATGAAGGAGGACGTGGAGGGGGGAACCTATTTCAACATTACTACGTGTTTCTTCTTTAACTTGGAGGGCTTTTGCGGCCTGACTGAGGACACCGCCATCTTGTCGCCCGCTGAGGAGTTCACTGTGAAGGACGTCAGGCAACCAGAAGATGCTGACTACACCGAGGTCATTCTGACACACTCAAACCTAATGGCTTCTCTCGGGTGTGAGGCTTTATCACG GGCGCCGGCAGACCATGGCCCCCAGTGGTTGGTAATGATGCTCGTGTCCTTTTTCCTATTAATGACCTTCAGCCATGACTATCTTTGCTTATGA
- the LOC144077680 gene encoding T-cell ecto-ADP-ribosyltransferase 2-like isoform X2, with the protein MGSYFLPGRKKESPWVIIFFSLVQVLFVEEFLAIFAGIFLISYIGGLTKLIYARLSISEIMEEKMIHVKKEFLAIFAMLYWTVSANKRLDMAPNAVDILYEGCEKKSMEKLIQSDVLSQELSNDIGFEVSWSDKCSTLLPGGVKEHTSALLAYATGNKGFKKAFNDEVETMGVNASTYEDHFHYKALHFLLTNAMSLTSPKTCRNVYRVSESPYEVKKDARVRFGRFTTVQSDLSMKEDVEGGTYFNITTCFFFNLEGFCGLTEDTAILSPAEEFTVKDVRQPEDADYTEVILTHSNLMASLGCEALSRAPADHGPQWLVMMLVSFFLLMTFSHDYLCL; encoded by the exons ATGGGGAGTTATTTCCTTCCAGGAAGGAAAAAGGAGTCGCCCTGggtgataatttttttttcactggtcCAAGTGCTTTTCGTTGAGGAATTCCTTGCTATTTTCGCAGGAATATTTCTCATTTCATACATTGGGGGTCTCACTAAACTCATCTACGCACGTCTATCCATCTCGGAG ATAATGGAGGAAAAGATGATCCACGTGAAGAAAGAATTCCTGGCGATCTTTGCAATGCTCTACTGGACA GTGAGCGCAAATAAACGACTGGATATGGCCCCAAACGCTGTGGACATCTTGTATGAGGGCTGTGAGAAAAAGTCCATGGAGAAATTAATCCAATCCGATGTGCTAAGTCAAGAGTTGAGCAATGACATTGGATTCGAAGTCTCATGGAGCGACAAATGTTCCACGCTGCTGCCAGGAGGTGTTAAGGAACATACGTCCGCCCTCTTGGCCTACGCTACCGGCAACAAGGGATTCAAGAAGGCCTTCAACGACGAGGTGGAGACTATGGGGGTCAACGCCAGCACATACGAAGATCACTTCCACTATAAGGCCCTGCACTTCCTGCTGACCAACGCCATGAGCCTCACGTCCCCTAAGACGTGTAGAAATGTTTACCGAGTTTCCGAAAGTCCTTACGAAGTGAAAAAGGATGCCCGGGTGAGATTCGGACGATTCACCACGGTGCAGTCGGACTTGTCTATGAAGGAGGACGTGGAGGGGGGAACCTATTTCAACATTACTACGTGTTTCTTCTTTAACTTGGAGGGCTTTTGCGGCCTGACTGAGGACACCGCCATCTTGTCGCCCGCTGAGGAGTTCACTGTGAAGGACGTCAGGCAACCAGAAGATGCTGACTACACCGAGGTCATTCTGACACACTCAAACCTAATGGCTTCTCTCGGGTGTGAGGCTTTATCACG GGCGCCGGCAGACCATGGCCCCCAGTGGTTGGTAATGATGCTCGTGTCCTTTTTCCTATTAATGACCTTCAGCCATGACTATCTTTGCTTATGA